A genomic window from Thunnus maccoyii chromosome 2, fThuMac1.1, whole genome shotgun sequence includes:
- the brat1 gene encoding BRCA1-associated ATM activator 1 isoform X2 produces MDRECVSLLPRVCEVLADSGKSLPDDTSLEKLLDWFTEAGGSLLETCPCLFDFISTVINNTDSDPSVLSFTLRLSGLMAATEDGFKMLQECSVLDLVFNVQRWQEAGLWEDPCIRIGWIQGLRSTLQHPKALSFFVESDFIKTLLQLQTDTSLFVASAANQMLAHILLFFQPVSPARCNGIDKKDEYAKRTYGCIKEPITLDPEHPALTMEASTRYTAVVMAISEYLKESLVPKENTQLHQSLQILKLLALLLAQARPPLWDTLLQTVADSLKELATAGYSQLTLPLMDVILAANSSSGTDERVAHLLSSMLNINKPADLIHAAAAFLRRGRLDTVHTAQAVRMLLLPLNIITGQTLLGTDTADEHRFLMVEQLKNKTSCISMICICLTNTPQITLMPPDVLLTCPPVSVVLAVLSLLRICSGDSSSSSTGCREVYRNVIGSGKVQKCALEALTALGSSPGAKDKMKEVFTVLIQYLDNPDSDPTVIHKSYKALIKWMSVCADVSSITDQLRQDLIRVVQKRVCDMRWEVRDSTVEFLGQLAGVRVFLKSAEEESCRASEALLGGCCTNPLLKEALQDPESYVRASATSALAQTLAHSWQQGAALTQEQTEIVSRLLEILSEDTEGFARRAVVQYFIAWFSSRSSHTPPSSSLLMNSVRSVLSKGSVDLDWEVKVHTLQLAELLLDEAFSGHRGYKKSSDTDPASLHPYAVVSDQAYTLHTHSLQRTNMEGSDSAGVLSNLVEQGVLSALLSGLVDCDRPVGLKACRLLITLRETVCPLSQGAEDATSAMATVARVSCELPGWGWGQEIRKILERKKCNQTKEADIAACTGEVDSGEAEEEGESDRGDGACVSVCEVLRSLGLDERLDVLTQSSDHVHNSLLSLLQDILTASAAHTHPDTEEGQEVIVDCY; encoded by the exons ATGGACCGAGAGTGTGTGTCGCTACTGCCCCGTGTGTGTGAGGTGCTGGCGGACTCCGGGAAGTCTCTGCCCGATGACACCAGCCTGGAGAAGCTGCTGGACTGGTTCACCGAGGCTG GTGGATCTTTGCTGGAGACCTGCCCATGTCTGTTTGACTTCATATCCACTGTGATCAACAACACAGATTCAGACCCCAGCGTCCTCTCCTTCACTCTCAGACTCTCCGGCTTAATGGCTGCCACTGAAGACGGCTTCAAAATGCTTCAG GAGTGCTCAGTTCTGGATCTGGTCTTCAATGTTCAGCGCTGGCAGGAAGCAGGGCTCTGGGAGGATCCTTGCATACGGATTGGCTGGATCCAGGGATTAAGGAGCACGCTGCAGCACCCAAAGGCTCTCAGTTTCTTTGTAGAATCAG ATTTCATTAAGACTCTTCTACAACTTCAGACAGACACAAGTCTGTTTGTTGCGTCAGCCGCCAATCAAATGCTCGCCCACATCCTGCTCTTCTTTCAACCTGTCTCACCTGCACGATGTAACGGGATTGATAAAAAAGACGAGTATGCAAAACGGACATACGGTTGTATCAAAGAACCCATTACTCTGGACCCAGAACACCCAGCCCTCACCATGGAAGCCAGCACCAGGTACACTGCTGTTGTCATGGCGATCTCAGAATACCTAAAGGAGTCACTGGTGcccaaagaaaacacacagctcCATCAGAGTCTGCAGATCCTCAAACTGCTGGCTCTGCTCCTCGCCCAGGCCAGGCCTCCCCTCTGGGACACGCTGCTCCAGACAGTCGCCGACTCTCTGAAGGAACTGGCGACAGCAGGCTACAGTCAGCTCACACTACCGCTGATGGACGTCATTCTGGCTGCAAACAG CAGCTCCGGCACCGATGAACGCGTCGCCCATCTTCTCTCATCCATGTTGAACATCAACAAACCTGCCGACCTCATTCACGCTGCAGCTGCTTTTCTCCGCAGAGGCCGTCT GGACACTGTCCACACGGCTCAGGCTGTGAGGATGCTGCTGTTACCCCTCAACATTATTACTGGTCAGACTCTATTGGGCACAGATactgcag ATGAGCATCGGTTTTTAAtggtggagcagctgaagaataAAACTTCCTGCATCTCCATGATCTGTATCTGTCtgacaaacacaccacagatCACACTCATG CCTCCTGACGTCCTCCTCACATGTCCTCCGGTTTCTGTCGTACTTGCAGTTCTGTCACTGTTAAGGATCTGCAGCGGTgactcttcctcttcatccacCGGCTGCAGAGAAGTTTACAGGAATGTGATAGGCAGCGGCAAGGTTCAGAAATGTGCTCTAGAGGCTTTGACAGCTCTCGGCAGCAGCCCAG gaGCGAAGGACAAGATGAAAGAGGTGTTCACGGTTCTGATACAATATCTGGACAATCCTGATTCTGACCCCACT GTGATTCACAAGTCCTACAAGGCCTTAATAAAGTGGATGAGTGTTTGTGCAGATGTCTCCTCTATAACAGACCAGCTCAGGCAAG ATCTCATCAGGGTTGTGCAGAAACGTGTGTGTGACATGCGTTGGGAGGTGAGAGACTCAACCGTGGAGTTTTTGGGACAGCTGGCAGGTGTGCGTGTCTTCTTGAAGTCAGCTGAGGAGGAGTCATGCAGGGCTTCTGAGGCGCTGCTGGGTGGCTGCTGTACCAATCCTCTCCTCAAAGAGGCGCTGCAGGATCCGGAGAGTTATGTGAGAGCCAGCGCCACCTCTGCACTGGCACAGACGCTGGCACACAGCTGGCAGCAGGGGGCAGCGCTCACTCAGGAGCAG aCTGAAATCGTGAGCCGGCTGCTGGAAATTCTCTCTGAGGACACAGAGGGCTTCGCCAGGCGGGCGGTCGTACAGTACTTCATCGCCTGGTTCTCTTCACGCTCCTCACACACGCCTCCATCGTCGTCTCTCCTCATGAACTCTGTGCGCTCCGTCCTCTCGAAAGGCAGCGTCGACCTGGACTGGGAGGTCAAGGTTCACACGCTGCAGcttgctgagctgctgctggacGAAGCCTTCTCCGGTCACCGGGGTTACAAGAAGAGTTCAGACACAGATCCTGCTTCTCTACACCCCTATGCTGTGGTGTCTGACCAGGcctacacacttcacacacacagtcttcaaCGGACAAACATGGAGGGTTCAGATTCAGCCGGCGTGTTGAGCAATCTGGTCGAGCAGGGAGTCCTCTCAGCGTTGTTGAGCGGTCTGGTTGACTGCGATAGACCTGTGGGTCTGAAGGCCTGTCGACTCCTGATAACACTCAGAGAGACAGTCTGCCCCCTGTCGCAAGGGGCCGAGGATGCAACTTCTGCCATGGCAACAGTCGCCAGAGTGTCATGTGAGCTTCCTGGATGGGGCTGGGGCCAGGAGATCAGAAAGATACTGGAGAGGAAGAAGTGCAATCAGACAAAAGAGGCAGACATCGCTGCCTGCACAGGCGAGGTTGACTCTGGAGAAGCAGAAGAGGAGGGTGAGAGCGATAGAGGCGATGGTgcgtgtgtcagtgtgtgtgaggtgttGAGGTCTCTGGGGTTAGACGAGAGGCTGGACGTTCTCACTCAAAGCAGTGACCACGTCCAcaactccctcctctctctgctgcaggacATACTGACCGCTAGTGCCGCTCACACACATCCAGACACAGAAGAAGGGCAAGAGGTCATAGTGGACTgttactga
- the eif3ba gene encoding eukaryotic translation initiation factor 3, subunit Ba, which produces MQDTVDMVDDPEYEEEEPSFSDPEDFVDDIEDEELLDDILREKPQEADGIDSVVVVDNVPQVGPERLEKLKNVIHKIFSKFGKITTEFYPEADGLTKGYIFLEYAAPTQALEAVKNADGYKLDKQHTFRVNLFTDFDKYMNISDEWETPEKQPFKDFGNMRHWIEDPDCRDQYSVIYEAGERTAIFSNDAKEPITAEERARWTETYVRWSPKGTYLATFHQRGIALWGGEKFKQIQRFSHQGVSLIDFSPCERYVVTFSPLMDTKEDPQAIIIWDILTGQKKRGFHCESSAHWPIFKWSHDGKFFARMTPDTLSIYETPSMGLLDKKSLKITGIKDFSWSPGDNIIAFWVPEDKDIPARVTLMQLPSRQEIRVRNLFNVVDCKLHWQRNGDYLCVKVDRTPKGTQGVVTNFEIFRMREKQVPVDVVEMKESIIAFAWEPNGSKFAVLHGESPRINASFYHVKNNGKIELIKMFDKQQANSIFWSPQGQFLVLAGLRSMNGALAFVDTSDCTMMNIAEHYMASDVEWDPTGRYVVTSVSWWSHKVDNAYWLWTFQGRLLQKNNRDRFCQLLWRPRPPTLLSVDQIKMIKKDLKKYSKIFEQKDRLSQSKASKELVDKRRAMMEEYRLYREAAQQTYLEQKDLRLELRGGVDTDDLDSNVDDWEEETIEFFINEEIIPLGDL; this is translated from the exons ATGCAAGATACGGTGGATATGGTGGATGACCCCGAGTACGAAGAGGAGGAGCCCTCCTTCAGCGACCCGGAGGACTTCGTGGATGACATCGAGGATGAGG AGCTTCTGGAtgacatcctgagggagaagcCCCAGGAGGCTGACGGCATAGActcggtggtggtggtggacaACGTCCCCCAGGTGGGACCAGAACGTTTGGAAAAGCTCAAGAACGTCATACACAAGATCTTTTCCAAGTTTGGCAAAATCACCACTGAGTTCTATCCCGAGGCTGATGGCCTGACCAAAGG ATACATCTTCTTGGAGTATGCTGCTCCTACCCAGGCCCTGGAGGCAGTGAAAAACGCAGATGGGTACAAACTCGACAAACAGCATACTTTCAGGGTCAACCTCTTCACCGACTTTGACAA GTACATGAACATCAGTGATGAGTGGGAAACTCCAGAGAAGCAGCCTTTCAAAGACTTT GGTAATATGCGCCATTGGATCGAGGATCCAGACTGTCGTGACCAGTACAGTGTGATCTACGAAGCTGGAGAGAGGACAGCCATTTTCTCCAATGATGCTAAGGagccaatcacagctgaagaGAGAGCA CGCTGGACAGAGACTTACGTGCGCTGGTCTCCCAAAGGCACCTACCTGGCCACCTTCCATCAGCGTGGCATCGCGTTGTGGGGTGGCGAGAAGTTCAAACAGATTCAGAGGTTCAGCCATCAGGGCGTGTCACTCATCGACTTCTCACCATGTGAGAG GTATGTTGTGACCTTCAGCCCACTGATGGACACCAAGGAGGACCCACAGGCCATCATCATCTGGGACATTCTGACCggacagaagaagagaggctTCCACTGCGAGAGCTCCGCACACTGGCCCATATTCAA aTGGAGCCACGATGGGAAGTTCTTTGCTAGGATGACTCCAGACACGCTGAGCATCTACGAGACTCCT TCTATGGGCCTGCTCGACAAGAAGAGTCTCAAGATTACTGGAATCAA GGACTTCTCATGGTCTCCTGGTGACAACATCATAGCATTCTGGGTACCTGAGGACAAAGACATCCCAGCCAGAGTGACTCTGATGCAGTTGCCTTCCCGCCAAGAGATCCGGGTCCGCAATCTGTTCAACGTTGTTGACTGCAAACTGCACTGGCAGAGAAATGGAGATTATCTCTGCGTGAAAGTGGACAGGACTCCTAAAGGAACGCAG gGAGTGGTCACCAACTTTGAAATCTTCCGCATGAGAGAGAAGCAGGTTCCTGTTGATGTGGTGGAGATGAAGG aAAGCATCATTGCGTTTGCGTGGGAACCCAACGGCAGCAAGTTCGCTGTCCTCCACGGAGAGTCTCCCCGAATCAACGCCTCCTTCTATCACGTCAAAAACAACGGCAAGATCGAGCTCATCA AGATGTTTGACAAGCAGCAGGCCAACAGCATCTTCTGGAGCCCCCAGGGACAGTTCTTGGTGCTGGCTGGACTCAGGAg TATGAACGGAGCTCTTGCCTTTGTGGACACATCAGACTGCACCATGATGAACATAGCCGAGCACTACATGGCCTCTGACGTGGAGTGGGATCCGACCGGTCGCTACGTCGTCACCTCCGTCTCCTGGTGGAGCCACAAG GTGGACAATGCATACTGGCTGTGGACATTCCAAGGCCGTCTTCTTCAGAAGAACAACAGGGATCGCTTCTGTCAGCTGCTCTGGAGGCCAAGACCTCCAACCCTGCTCAGCGTAGATCAGATCAAG ATGATCAAGAAGGACCTTAAGAAATACTCGAAGATCTTTGAGCAGAAGGATCGTCTGAGCCAGTCAAAGGCTTCTAAG GAGCTGGTGGACAAGCGCAGGGCCATGATGGAGGAGTACCGCCTCTACAGGGAGGCAGCGCAGCAGACCTATTTGGAACAGAAGGACCTCCGCCTCGAGCTCAGAGGAG GAGTGGACACTGATGATCTGGACAGCAATGTGGACGACTGGGAGGAGGAGACCATTGAGTTTTTTATCAACGAAGAAATCATTCCCCTTGGAGATCTGTAG
- the brat1 gene encoding BRCA1-associated ATM activator 1 isoform X1 — MDRECVSLLPRVCEVLADSGKSLPDDTSLEKLLDWFTEAGGSLLETCPCLFDFISTVINNTDSDPSVLSFTLRLSGLMAATEDGFKMLQECSVLDLVFNVQRWQEAGLWEDPCIRIGWIQGLRSTLQHPKALSFFVESDFIKTLLQLQTDTSLFVASAANQMLAHILLFFQPVSPARCNGIDKKDEYAKRTYGCIKEPITLDPEHPALTMEASTRYTAVVMAISEYLKESLVPKENTQLHQSLQILKLLALLLAQARPPLWDTLLQTVADSLKELATAGYSQLTLPLMDVILAANSSSGTDERVAHLLSSMLNINKPADLIHAAAAFLRRGRLDTVHTAQAVRMLLLPLNIITGQTLLGTDTAADEHRFLMVEQLKNKTSCISMICICLTNTPQITLMPPDVLLTCPPVSVVLAVLSLLRICSGDSSSSSTGCREVYRNVIGSGKVQKCALEALTALGSSPGAKDKMKEVFTVLIQYLDNPDSDPTVIHKSYKALIKWMSVCADVSSITDQLRQDLIRVVQKRVCDMRWEVRDSTVEFLGQLAGVRVFLKSAEEESCRASEALLGGCCTNPLLKEALQDPESYVRASATSALAQTLAHSWQQGAALTQEQTEIVSRLLEILSEDTEGFARRAVVQYFIAWFSSRSSHTPPSSSLLMNSVRSVLSKGSVDLDWEVKVHTLQLAELLLDEAFSGHRGYKKSSDTDPASLHPYAVVSDQAYTLHTHSLQRTNMEGSDSAGVLSNLVEQGVLSALLSGLVDCDRPVGLKACRLLITLRETVCPLSQGAEDATSAMATVARVSCELPGWGWGQEIRKILERKKCNQTKEADIAACTGEVDSGEAEEEGESDRGDGACVSVCEVLRSLGLDERLDVLTQSSDHVHNSLLSLLQDILTASAAHTHPDTEEGQEVIVDCY; from the exons ATGGACCGAGAGTGTGTGTCGCTACTGCCCCGTGTGTGTGAGGTGCTGGCGGACTCCGGGAAGTCTCTGCCCGATGACACCAGCCTGGAGAAGCTGCTGGACTGGTTCACCGAGGCTG GTGGATCTTTGCTGGAGACCTGCCCATGTCTGTTTGACTTCATATCCACTGTGATCAACAACACAGATTCAGACCCCAGCGTCCTCTCCTTCACTCTCAGACTCTCCGGCTTAATGGCTGCCACTGAAGACGGCTTCAAAATGCTTCAG GAGTGCTCAGTTCTGGATCTGGTCTTCAATGTTCAGCGCTGGCAGGAAGCAGGGCTCTGGGAGGATCCTTGCATACGGATTGGCTGGATCCAGGGATTAAGGAGCACGCTGCAGCACCCAAAGGCTCTCAGTTTCTTTGTAGAATCAG ATTTCATTAAGACTCTTCTACAACTTCAGACAGACACAAGTCTGTTTGTTGCGTCAGCCGCCAATCAAATGCTCGCCCACATCCTGCTCTTCTTTCAACCTGTCTCACCTGCACGATGTAACGGGATTGATAAAAAAGACGAGTATGCAAAACGGACATACGGTTGTATCAAAGAACCCATTACTCTGGACCCAGAACACCCAGCCCTCACCATGGAAGCCAGCACCAGGTACACTGCTGTTGTCATGGCGATCTCAGAATACCTAAAGGAGTCACTGGTGcccaaagaaaacacacagctcCATCAGAGTCTGCAGATCCTCAAACTGCTGGCTCTGCTCCTCGCCCAGGCCAGGCCTCCCCTCTGGGACACGCTGCTCCAGACAGTCGCCGACTCTCTGAAGGAACTGGCGACAGCAGGCTACAGTCAGCTCACACTACCGCTGATGGACGTCATTCTGGCTGCAAACAG CAGCTCCGGCACCGATGAACGCGTCGCCCATCTTCTCTCATCCATGTTGAACATCAACAAACCTGCCGACCTCATTCACGCTGCAGCTGCTTTTCTCCGCAGAGGCCGTCT GGACACTGTCCACACGGCTCAGGCTGTGAGGATGCTGCTGTTACCCCTCAACATTATTACTGGTCAGACTCTATTGGGCACAGATactgcag CAGATGAGCATCGGTTTTTAAtggtggagcagctgaagaataAAACTTCCTGCATCTCCATGATCTGTATCTGTCtgacaaacacaccacagatCACACTCATG CCTCCTGACGTCCTCCTCACATGTCCTCCGGTTTCTGTCGTACTTGCAGTTCTGTCACTGTTAAGGATCTGCAGCGGTgactcttcctcttcatccacCGGCTGCAGAGAAGTTTACAGGAATGTGATAGGCAGCGGCAAGGTTCAGAAATGTGCTCTAGAGGCTTTGACAGCTCTCGGCAGCAGCCCAG gaGCGAAGGACAAGATGAAAGAGGTGTTCACGGTTCTGATACAATATCTGGACAATCCTGATTCTGACCCCACT GTGATTCACAAGTCCTACAAGGCCTTAATAAAGTGGATGAGTGTTTGTGCAGATGTCTCCTCTATAACAGACCAGCTCAGGCAAG ATCTCATCAGGGTTGTGCAGAAACGTGTGTGTGACATGCGTTGGGAGGTGAGAGACTCAACCGTGGAGTTTTTGGGACAGCTGGCAGGTGTGCGTGTCTTCTTGAAGTCAGCTGAGGAGGAGTCATGCAGGGCTTCTGAGGCGCTGCTGGGTGGCTGCTGTACCAATCCTCTCCTCAAAGAGGCGCTGCAGGATCCGGAGAGTTATGTGAGAGCCAGCGCCACCTCTGCACTGGCACAGACGCTGGCACACAGCTGGCAGCAGGGGGCAGCGCTCACTCAGGAGCAG aCTGAAATCGTGAGCCGGCTGCTGGAAATTCTCTCTGAGGACACAGAGGGCTTCGCCAGGCGGGCGGTCGTACAGTACTTCATCGCCTGGTTCTCTTCACGCTCCTCACACACGCCTCCATCGTCGTCTCTCCTCATGAACTCTGTGCGCTCCGTCCTCTCGAAAGGCAGCGTCGACCTGGACTGGGAGGTCAAGGTTCACACGCTGCAGcttgctgagctgctgctggacGAAGCCTTCTCCGGTCACCGGGGTTACAAGAAGAGTTCAGACACAGATCCTGCTTCTCTACACCCCTATGCTGTGGTGTCTGACCAGGcctacacacttcacacacacagtcttcaaCGGACAAACATGGAGGGTTCAGATTCAGCCGGCGTGTTGAGCAATCTGGTCGAGCAGGGAGTCCTCTCAGCGTTGTTGAGCGGTCTGGTTGACTGCGATAGACCTGTGGGTCTGAAGGCCTGTCGACTCCTGATAACACTCAGAGAGACAGTCTGCCCCCTGTCGCAAGGGGCCGAGGATGCAACTTCTGCCATGGCAACAGTCGCCAGAGTGTCATGTGAGCTTCCTGGATGGGGCTGGGGCCAGGAGATCAGAAAGATACTGGAGAGGAAGAAGTGCAATCAGACAAAAGAGGCAGACATCGCTGCCTGCACAGGCGAGGTTGACTCTGGAGAAGCAGAAGAGGAGGGTGAGAGCGATAGAGGCGATGGTgcgtgtgtcagtgtgtgtgaggtgttGAGGTCTCTGGGGTTAGACGAGAGGCTGGACGTTCTCACTCAAAGCAGTGACCACGTCCAcaactccctcctctctctgctgcaggacATACTGACCGCTAGTGCCGCTCACACACATCCAGACACAGAAGAAGGGCAAGAGGTCATAGTGGACTgttactga
- the brat1 gene encoding BRCA1-associated ATM activator 1 isoform X3 — MDRECVSLLPRVCEVLADSGKSLPDDTSLEKLLDWFTEAGGSLLETCPCLFDFISTVINNTDSDPSVLSFTLRLSGLMAATEDGFKMLQECSVLDLVFNVQRWQEAGLWEDPCIRIGWIQGLRSTLQHPKALSFFVESDFIKTLLQLQTDTSLFVASAANQMLAHILLFFQPVSPARCNGIDKKDEYAKRTYGCIKEPITLDPEHPALTMEASTRYTAVVMAISEYLKESLVPKENTQLHQSLQILKLLALLLAQARPPLWDTLLQTVADSLKELATAGYSQLTLPLMDVILAANSSGTDERVAHLLSSMLNINKPADLIHAAAAFLRRGRLDTVHTAQAVRMLLLPLNIITGQTLLGTDTAADEHRFLMVEQLKNKTSCISMICICLTNTPQITLMPPDVLLTCPPVSVVLAVLSLLRICSGDSSSSSTGCREVYRNVIGSGKVQKCALEALTALGSSPGAKDKMKEVFTVLIQYLDNPDSDPTVIHKSYKALIKWMSVCADVSSITDQLRQDLIRVVQKRVCDMRWEVRDSTVEFLGQLAGVRVFLKSAEEESCRASEALLGGCCTNPLLKEALQDPESYVRASATSALAQTLAHSWQQGAALTQEQTEIVSRLLEILSEDTEGFARRAVVQYFIAWFSSRSSHTPPSSSLLMNSVRSVLSKGSVDLDWEVKVHTLQLAELLLDEAFSGHRGYKKSSDTDPASLHPYAVVSDQAYTLHTHSLQRTNMEGSDSAGVLSNLVEQGVLSALLSGLVDCDRPVGLKACRLLITLRETVCPLSQGAEDATSAMATVARVSCELPGWGWGQEIRKILERKKCNQTKEADIAACTGEVDSGEAEEEGESDRGDGACVSVCEVLRSLGLDERLDVLTQSSDHVHNSLLSLLQDILTASAAHTHPDTEEGQEVIVDCY, encoded by the exons ATGGACCGAGAGTGTGTGTCGCTACTGCCCCGTGTGTGTGAGGTGCTGGCGGACTCCGGGAAGTCTCTGCCCGATGACACCAGCCTGGAGAAGCTGCTGGACTGGTTCACCGAGGCTG GTGGATCTTTGCTGGAGACCTGCCCATGTCTGTTTGACTTCATATCCACTGTGATCAACAACACAGATTCAGACCCCAGCGTCCTCTCCTTCACTCTCAGACTCTCCGGCTTAATGGCTGCCACTGAAGACGGCTTCAAAATGCTTCAG GAGTGCTCAGTTCTGGATCTGGTCTTCAATGTTCAGCGCTGGCAGGAAGCAGGGCTCTGGGAGGATCCTTGCATACGGATTGGCTGGATCCAGGGATTAAGGAGCACGCTGCAGCACCCAAAGGCTCTCAGTTTCTTTGTAGAATCAG ATTTCATTAAGACTCTTCTACAACTTCAGACAGACACAAGTCTGTTTGTTGCGTCAGCCGCCAATCAAATGCTCGCCCACATCCTGCTCTTCTTTCAACCTGTCTCACCTGCACGATGTAACGGGATTGATAAAAAAGACGAGTATGCAAAACGGACATACGGTTGTATCAAAGAACCCATTACTCTGGACCCAGAACACCCAGCCCTCACCATGGAAGCCAGCACCAGGTACACTGCTGTTGTCATGGCGATCTCAGAATACCTAAAGGAGTCACTGGTGcccaaagaaaacacacagctcCATCAGAGTCTGCAGATCCTCAAACTGCTGGCTCTGCTCCTCGCCCAGGCCAGGCCTCCCCTCTGGGACACGCTGCTCCAGACAGTCGCCGACTCTCTGAAGGAACTGGCGACAGCAGGCTACAGTCAGCTCACACTACCGCTGATGGACGTCATTCTGGCTGCAAACAG CTCCGGCACCGATGAACGCGTCGCCCATCTTCTCTCATCCATGTTGAACATCAACAAACCTGCCGACCTCATTCACGCTGCAGCTGCTTTTCTCCGCAGAGGCCGTCT GGACACTGTCCACACGGCTCAGGCTGTGAGGATGCTGCTGTTACCCCTCAACATTATTACTGGTCAGACTCTATTGGGCACAGATactgcag CAGATGAGCATCGGTTTTTAAtggtggagcagctgaagaataAAACTTCCTGCATCTCCATGATCTGTATCTGTCtgacaaacacaccacagatCACACTCATG CCTCCTGACGTCCTCCTCACATGTCCTCCGGTTTCTGTCGTACTTGCAGTTCTGTCACTGTTAAGGATCTGCAGCGGTgactcttcctcttcatccacCGGCTGCAGAGAAGTTTACAGGAATGTGATAGGCAGCGGCAAGGTTCAGAAATGTGCTCTAGAGGCTTTGACAGCTCTCGGCAGCAGCCCAG gaGCGAAGGACAAGATGAAAGAGGTGTTCACGGTTCTGATACAATATCTGGACAATCCTGATTCTGACCCCACT GTGATTCACAAGTCCTACAAGGCCTTAATAAAGTGGATGAGTGTTTGTGCAGATGTCTCCTCTATAACAGACCAGCTCAGGCAAG ATCTCATCAGGGTTGTGCAGAAACGTGTGTGTGACATGCGTTGGGAGGTGAGAGACTCAACCGTGGAGTTTTTGGGACAGCTGGCAGGTGTGCGTGTCTTCTTGAAGTCAGCTGAGGAGGAGTCATGCAGGGCTTCTGAGGCGCTGCTGGGTGGCTGCTGTACCAATCCTCTCCTCAAAGAGGCGCTGCAGGATCCGGAGAGTTATGTGAGAGCCAGCGCCACCTCTGCACTGGCACAGACGCTGGCACACAGCTGGCAGCAGGGGGCAGCGCTCACTCAGGAGCAG aCTGAAATCGTGAGCCGGCTGCTGGAAATTCTCTCTGAGGACACAGAGGGCTTCGCCAGGCGGGCGGTCGTACAGTACTTCATCGCCTGGTTCTCTTCACGCTCCTCACACACGCCTCCATCGTCGTCTCTCCTCATGAACTCTGTGCGCTCCGTCCTCTCGAAAGGCAGCGTCGACCTGGACTGGGAGGTCAAGGTTCACACGCTGCAGcttgctgagctgctgctggacGAAGCCTTCTCCGGTCACCGGGGTTACAAGAAGAGTTCAGACACAGATCCTGCTTCTCTACACCCCTATGCTGTGGTGTCTGACCAGGcctacacacttcacacacacagtcttcaaCGGACAAACATGGAGGGTTCAGATTCAGCCGGCGTGTTGAGCAATCTGGTCGAGCAGGGAGTCCTCTCAGCGTTGTTGAGCGGTCTGGTTGACTGCGATAGACCTGTGGGTCTGAAGGCCTGTCGACTCCTGATAACACTCAGAGAGACAGTCTGCCCCCTGTCGCAAGGGGCCGAGGATGCAACTTCTGCCATGGCAACAGTCGCCAGAGTGTCATGTGAGCTTCCTGGATGGGGCTGGGGCCAGGAGATCAGAAAGATACTGGAGAGGAAGAAGTGCAATCAGACAAAAGAGGCAGACATCGCTGCCTGCACAGGCGAGGTTGACTCTGGAGAAGCAGAAGAGGAGGGTGAGAGCGATAGAGGCGATGGTgcgtgtgtcagtgtgtgtgaggtgttGAGGTCTCTGGGGTTAGACGAGAGGCTGGACGTTCTCACTCAAAGCAGTGACCACGTCCAcaactccctcctctctctgctgcaggacATACTGACCGCTAGTGCCGCTCACACACATCCAGACACAGAAGAAGGGCAAGAGGTCATAGTGGACTgttactga